Sequence from the Fusarium oxysporum Fo47 chromosome VI, complete sequence genome:
TCAAACCATCACCCGAAACACCATTTAGTGTTATGGCTCTGGCAGACCTCGCCCTTCGCGCGGGTCTGCCCCCTGGAGTGCTGAACGTTATCTCAACTGATAACGCTAATACCCCATCGGTCAGCGAGACACTCTGCAAGCATCCGCTCGTCCACAAGGTCACCTTCACGGGTAGTACTTCTGTAGGCAGTATCATCGCAAGGCATTGCAGTGGCGGGTTGAAGAAGGTCACTATGGAGTTGGGTGGAAATTGTCCTTTCATTATTTTTGATGACGGCGATCTTGAACAAGCAGTCGCAGCTCTTATGATACTCAAGTGGCGAACCGCAGGCCAAGCATGCACCCATGCCAATCGAGTCTATGTCCAGAGCGGCGTTTACGACAAGTTTGCGCAGATGATGCTCGAGGCCACCGGCAAGATTCGCTTGGGACATGGAGCTGAGTCCTGCTCCACTATGGGGCCACTAACTACTGCTCGTGGTGTTGATAAGGTCAAGAAACATGTCCAAGATGCGGTCAGCAAAGGTGGAAACATTCTGTGTGGTGGTAAACAGCCAGAGAATCTGAATGGGTACTTTTTCGAGCCAACTATTATCTCGGGCATGACCTCGGATATGCTCACAACTCAAGAAGAGATTTTTGGACCTGTACTGGGCCTGTACAAGTTCGAAACCGAAGAGGAGGTTGTGCAAAAGGCAAATGACACGTCGATGGGCTTAGCATCCTACTTCTTCACTAAAGACGTCTCCCGAACATGGAGGCTTTTGGAAAGCCTAGAGGCTGGAATGATTGGGATGAATACTGGTATGTTTATTCCTGTCACTTAGCTGTCAATTAAGACTAACAACTCTCTACAGGCAACGCTTCTTGTGCCGAGTCTCCATTTGGTGGAATCAAGATGTCGGGCTATGGGAAAGAAGCAGGCAAGGACGTGGCTATTGAGGAATACCTTATCCAGAAAACAGGCACTTTGACTGTTGAGGATATGTCCAAGCTATAGGCGATAGCTACATAGTTCCTTGTGAGAGGCGTGTTTGGGTTGAACCGAGTGATGAGCTCTTTTTCGTATGTCATACTGTATTAGCAACAGATT
This genomic interval carries:
- a CDS encoding Aldehyde/histidinol dehydrogenase — protein: MTRNLPFKLDDSSLLHEESLLDGQWVQSQSGERFSVEDPGSGHIWAASPTNKVSDVDKYVESSHAAFQSYRHVNPRQRAKILLKWHELITNARQDIAKIVVFETGKPMAEAVGEVDYALGFAWWFAGEAERIRGSIAQPAISDRRTFVIKQPIGVCVALVPWNFPVAMIIRKVSAALAAGCTMIVKPSPETPFSVMALADLALRAGLPPGVLNVISTDNANTPSVSETLCKHPLVHKVTFTGSTSVGSIIARHCSGGLKKVTMELGGNCPFIIFDDGDLEQAVAALMILKWRTAGQACTHANRVYVQSGVYDKFAQMMLEATGKIRLGHGAESCSTMGPLTTARGVDKVKKHVQDAVSKGGNILCGGKQPENLNGYFFEPTIISGMTSDMLTTQEEIFGPVLGLYKFETEEEVVQKANDTSMGLASYFFTKDVSRTWRLLESLEAGMIGMNTGNASCAESPFGGIKMSGYGKEAGKDVAIEEYLIQKTGTLTVEDMSKL